One Microbacterium sp. No. 7 genomic window carries:
- a CDS encoding dipeptide ABC transporter ATP-binding protein, translated as MTAVLTVEGLSVSYRTPRGSVDAVQDVSFEVARGETVALVGESGSGKSTTAHAVARLLPASASLSSGRALLGDVDLVTASGAELASIRGRRIGLVPQDPTVSLNPVARIGAQVAEALLVHRLADRATAAQRAVEALALAGLPDPDVRARQYPHELSGGMRQRVLIAIAMIAGPELIVADEPTSALDVTVQRQILDQLDELRAQRGTGILLITHDLGVAADRADRVLVMHRGRLVESGTPAQVIGDPRDAYTRRLIAAAPSLSAHRGAATLLSAPRSADGPALAWGAGGAGRAESAGAAEGSGAAPASEPASGTAAPVLEVRDLVKEFALPRAAGGGVQRAVDGVSFRIDRGTTLAIVGESGSGKTTTARLALRLADATSGTVLVDGEDVTAVRGAPLRHLRRRVQLVQQNPYATLNPRWTVAQLIADPLRAFGEGDRRSRARRAAELLDVVALPASALARRPAELSGGQRQRVAIARALAISPELLVLDEPVSALDVSIQHQILSLLVDLQHHYGLTYLFISHDLAVVRQIAHRVAVMRSGRIVETGTADAVFGDPVDPYTRDLIDAIPGAALRGAAV; from the coding sequence ATGACCGCCGTGCTCACCGTCGAAGGGCTGAGCGTCAGCTACCGCACGCCGCGCGGATCCGTGGACGCCGTGCAGGACGTCTCGTTCGAGGTGGCGCGCGGCGAGACCGTCGCCCTCGTGGGCGAGTCGGGCTCGGGCAAGTCGACGACGGCGCACGCCGTGGCGCGCCTGCTGCCGGCATCCGCGTCGCTCTCGTCGGGGCGCGCGCTGCTCGGCGACGTCGACCTCGTCACGGCGTCGGGCGCCGAGCTCGCGTCCATCCGCGGCCGTCGCATCGGCCTCGTGCCGCAGGACCCCACGGTGAGTCTCAACCCCGTCGCGCGCATCGGCGCGCAGGTGGCCGAGGCGCTGCTCGTGCACCGGCTCGCCGACCGTGCGACCGCGGCGCAGCGGGCCGTCGAGGCGCTCGCGCTCGCGGGCCTGCCCGACCCCGACGTGCGGGCGCGGCAGTACCCGCACGAGCTGTCGGGCGGCATGCGCCAGCGCGTGCTCATCGCGATCGCGATGATCGCCGGGCCCGAGCTGATCGTCGCCGACGAGCCCACGAGCGCGCTCGACGTCACGGTGCAGCGGCAGATCCTCGACCAGCTCGACGAGCTGCGCGCGCAGCGCGGCACCGGCATCCTCCTCATCACGCACGACCTGGGCGTCGCGGCCGACCGCGCCGATCGCGTGCTCGTGATGCACCGCGGGCGGCTCGTCGAGTCGGGCACGCCCGCGCAGGTGATCGGCGACCCGCGCGACGCGTACACGCGCCGGCTCATCGCCGCGGCGCCGAGCCTCAGCGCGCACCGCGGTGCCGCGACGCTGCTCTCCGCGCCGCGGAGCGCCGACGGGCCCGCGCTCGCCTGGGGTGCGGGAGGCGCGGGACGTGCGGAAAGCGCGGGGGCTGCGGAGGGATCGGGGGCTGCGCCCGCGTCGGAGCCGGCATCCGGCACCGCCGCGCCCGTGCTGGAGGTGCGCGACCTCGTGAAGGAGTTCGCGCTGCCGCGCGCGGCGGGCGGCGGCGTGCAGCGCGCCGTCGACGGCGTGTCGTTCCGCATCGACCGCGGCACGACGCTCGCGATCGTCGGCGAGTCGGGCTCGGGCAAGACGACCACCGCCCGCCTCGCGCTGCGCCTCGCCGACGCGACGTCGGGGACCGTGCTCGTCGACGGCGAGGACGTCACGGCCGTGCGCGGCGCGCCGCTGCGGCACCTGCGCCGCCGCGTGCAGCTCGTGCAGCAGAACCCCTACGCGACCCTCAACCCGCGCTGGACGGTCGCGCAGCTCATCGCCGACCCGCTGCGCGCGTTCGGCGAGGGCGACCGTCGCAGCCGTGCGCGGCGCGCGGCCGAGCTGCTCGACGTCGTCGCGCTTCCCGCCTCGGCGCTCGCGCGGCGTCCCGCGGAGCTGTCGGGCGGACAGCGGCAGCGCGTCGCGATCGCCCGGGCGCTCGCGATCTCGCCCGAGCTGCTCGTGCTCGACGAGCCGGTGTCGGCGCTCGACGTGTCGATCCAGCACCAGATCCTGAGCCTGCTCGTCGACCTGCAGCACCACTACGGCCTCACCTACCTGTTCATCTCGCACGACCTCGCCGTCGTGCGCCAGATCGCCCATCGCGTGGCCGTCATGCGGTCGGGTCGCATCGTCGAGACGGGCACGGCGGATGCCGTGTTCGGCGACCCGGTCGACCCCTACACGCGCGACCTGATCGACGCGATCCCCGGCGCCGCGCTGCGCGGCGCCGCCGTATGA
- a CDS encoding PLP-dependent cysteine synthase family protein — MTSYPDAALSRTYDSVLELIGNTPLVRLNVLTRGLPASVYVKLDHFNIGGSSKDRIAVNILREAVANGELQGGARIIETGQGNTSIALALAGVLTGHPSTVIAKPDLSPGKLNLLRLLGVDVIPGRFDVDKDDPEHAWSVAEREVAAHDDLWWSRQQSVRSNPAAHYASTGPELWHQTEGRITHFIAAIATGGTVSGTGRFLRERTPGIQVIGTTFDLPERPWADAALNKVFHRAPGHEELEQDWADNVDLEQLDALEARTKGEVIDFAFRLARTEGLLLGLSSVLSIKVALERAESANPGDVIVAFSADHARDYTAAEYDEQWLRTHDFGDIADRWFTN; from the coding sequence ATGACCAGCTACCCCGACGCCGCGCTCAGCCGCACGTACGACAGCGTGCTCGAGCTGATCGGCAACACGCCCCTCGTGCGGCTGAACGTGCTCACGCGCGGCCTGCCGGCATCCGTCTACGTCAAGCTCGACCACTTCAACATCGGCGGCTCGTCGAAGGACCGGATCGCGGTGAACATCCTGCGCGAGGCGGTCGCGAACGGCGAGCTGCAGGGCGGCGCGCGGATCATCGAGACCGGTCAGGGCAACACGTCGATCGCCCTCGCGCTCGCGGGCGTGCTCACGGGGCATCCGTCGACCGTCATCGCCAAGCCCGACCTGTCGCCCGGCAAGCTCAACCTGCTGCGCCTGCTGGGCGTCGACGTCATCCCGGGGCGGTTCGACGTCGACAAGGACGACCCCGAGCACGCGTGGTCGGTCGCCGAGCGCGAGGTCGCCGCGCACGACGACCTGTGGTGGTCGCGCCAGCAGTCGGTGCGGAGCAATCCCGCGGCGCACTACGCGTCGACCGGGCCCGAGCTGTGGCACCAGACCGAGGGGCGCATCACGCACTTCATCGCGGCGATCGCGACGGGCGGCACGGTGAGCGGCACGGGACGCTTCCTGCGCGAGCGCACCCCCGGCATCCAGGTCATCGGCACGACGTTCGACCTGCCCGAACGGCCGTGGGCGGACGCCGCGCTGAACAAGGTGTTCCACCGCGCCCCCGGGCACGAGGAGCTGGAGCAGGACTGGGCCGACAACGTCGACCTCGAGCAGCTCGACGCGCTCGAGGCGCGCACGAAGGGCGAGGTCATCGACTTCGCGTTCCGGCTCGCCCGCACCGAGGGCCTGCTGCTGGGCCTCAGCTCGGTGCTGAGCATCAAGGTCGCGCTCGAGCGCGCCGAGAGCGCGAACCCCGGCGACGTGATCGTCGCGTTCTCCGCCGACCACGCACGCGACTACACGGCCGCGGAGTACGACGAGCAGTGGCTGCGCACGCACGACTTCGGCGACATCGCCGACCGCTGGTTCACGAACTGA
- a CDS encoding LLM class flavin-dependent oxidoreductase: protein MVTVIGLDIIANGPGPDGRVPTQKERLDGVVENAVLFEQLGFDGYAVGERHHAPFISSSPPVILSAIAQRTSTLRLFTGVTLLSVLDPVRVAEDYATLDVLSGGRVELIVGKGNGPEQSELFGIGREEAWDTQRDNYRLLRQLWSGEPVDWDPPTGRPLIRHSPLRGATVHPAPLQPRIPAWHGSSTSKATVELAAEYGDPIWVANAQKSVEGYLPLVQHYRQAWADAGRDPADARVGAGFSVYLAKRSQDALEIARAAYDRFFGRVDTFNDFDPAVTFHSFEDWLERGSALVGSPQQALDKLARYHEAYGFDAISIPGHHDLTPRTQWLEQLEILRADVLPGLRDIVAPVPA from the coding sequence ATGGTCACCGTCATCGGACTGGACATCATCGCCAACGGGCCGGGGCCCGACGGGCGCGTCCCCACGCAGAAGGAGCGGCTCGACGGCGTCGTCGAGAACGCCGTGCTGTTCGAGCAGCTGGGCTTCGACGGCTACGCGGTCGGCGAGCGGCACCACGCCCCGTTCATCTCCAGCTCGCCGCCCGTGATCCTCTCGGCGATCGCGCAGCGCACCTCGACGCTGCGCCTGTTCACGGGCGTGACGCTGCTGTCGGTGCTCGACCCCGTGCGCGTCGCCGAGGACTACGCGACCCTCGACGTGCTGTCGGGCGGCCGCGTCGAGCTCATCGTCGGCAAGGGCAACGGCCCCGAGCAGTCGGAGCTGTTCGGCATCGGCCGCGAGGAGGCGTGGGACACACAGCGCGACAACTACCGGCTGCTGCGGCAGCTCTGGTCGGGCGAGCCCGTCGACTGGGACCCGCCGACCGGCCGCCCGCTCATCCGGCACTCGCCGCTGCGGGGCGCGACCGTGCACCCCGCGCCGCTGCAGCCGCGCATCCCCGCATGGCACGGCTCGTCGACCTCGAAGGCGACGGTCGAGCTCGCCGCCGAGTACGGCGACCCCATCTGGGTCGCCAACGCGCAGAAGTCGGTCGAGGGATACCTGCCGCTCGTGCAGCACTACCGCCAGGCCTGGGCGGATGCCGGACGCGATCCCGCCGACGCCCGCGTGGGCGCGGGGTTCAGCGTGTATCTGGCGAAGCGCTCGCAGGACGCGCTCGAGATCGCGCGTGCCGCGTACGACCGGTTCTTCGGCCGCGTCGACACGTTCAACGACTTCGACCCGGCCGTGACCTTCCACTCGTTCGAGGACTGGCTGGAGCGGGGCTCGGCGCTCGTGGGCAGCCCGCAGCAGGCGCTCGACAAGCTGGCCCGCTACCACGAGGCCTACGGCTTCGACGCGATCTCGATCCCCGGCCACCACGACCTCACGCCGCGCACCCAGTGGCTGGAGCAGCTGGAGATCCTGCGCGCCGACGTGCTCCCCGGCCTCCGCGACATCGTCGCCCCGGTCCCGGCGTAG
- a CDS encoding ABC transporter permease produces MAGYIGRRLLQALGVLWAAYTVSFLVLFALPADPVRLLAGGDATDITDEQFDELRARYGLDQPLILQYLGQLGRVLRGDLGTSIVSGRPVAQILAEAIGPTVQIAAVGFVIAVLVGGTLAFFATFTRSRALANVLIGLPPLGVAVPSFWLGLLLIQWFSFSIPLFPAVGDGGPIAIVLPAITLAVPTGATIAQLLAKSLDGALREPYIDTAWAKGASRWRVHVRHALRNAALPALTMTGLVVGQLLSGTVVTETVFSRPGVGRVTAAAVQQQDIAVVQGVVLFAAVVFVLANLVVDLVYPLVDPRIVLAGRRGRGPAAGAPGASAGSGSASSPGSGPGSPPASGAPQAAASAQAPASAQSSASAQVPASAPEKHLTAGGTR; encoded by the coding sequence ATGGCGGGCTACATCGGCAGGCGACTGCTGCAGGCACTCGGCGTGCTCTGGGCGGCGTACACCGTCTCGTTCCTCGTGCTGTTCGCGCTGCCCGCCGACCCCGTGCGCCTGCTCGCGGGCGGCGATGCGACCGACATCACGGATGAGCAGTTCGACGAGCTGCGCGCCCGGTACGGACTCGACCAGCCGCTCATCCTGCAATATCTCGGACAGCTCGGCCGTGTGCTGCGCGGCGACCTCGGCACGTCGATCGTCAGCGGCCGCCCCGTGGCGCAGATCCTCGCCGAGGCGATCGGGCCCACCGTGCAGATCGCCGCGGTCGGCTTCGTGATCGCCGTGCTCGTCGGCGGCACCCTCGCCTTCTTCGCGACGTTCACGCGCAGCCGCGCGCTCGCGAACGTGCTCATCGGCCTGCCGCCGCTGGGCGTCGCGGTGCCGTCGTTCTGGCTGGGCCTGCTGCTCATCCAGTGGTTCTCGTTCTCGATCCCGCTGTTCCCGGCCGTCGGCGACGGCGGTCCCATCGCGATCGTGCTCCCCGCGATCACCCTCGCGGTGCCGACCGGCGCGACGATCGCGCAGCTGCTCGCGAAGAGCCTCGACGGCGCGCTGCGCGAGCCGTACATCGACACGGCGTGGGCGAAGGGCGCGAGCCGATGGCGCGTGCACGTGCGGCACGCCCTGCGCAACGCGGCGTTGCCCGCCCTCACGATGACGGGCCTCGTCGTCGGCCAGCTGCTCTCGGGCACGGTCGTGACCGAGACGGTGTTCTCGCGGCCCGGCGTGGGCCGGGTGACCGCGGCCGCCGTGCAGCAGCAGGACATCGCGGTCGTGCAGGGCGTCGTGCTGTTCGCCGCGGTCGTCTTCGTGCTCGCCAACCTCGTCGTGGATCTCGTCTACCCGCTCGTCGACCCGCGCATCGTGCTCGCGGGCCGTCGCGGGCGGGGTCCGGCGGCGGGGGCGCCCGGGGCGTCGGCGGGATCTGGGTCCGCGTCGTCCCCGGGGTCCGGTCCCGGCTCGCCTCCGGCGTCCGGGGCGCCGCAGGCTGCGGCATCCGCCCAGGCTCCGGCGTCCGCGCAGAGTTCGGCATCCGCACAGGTCCCGGCGTCCGCGCCCGAGAAGCACCTCACCGCAGGAGGCACCCGATGA
- a CDS encoding long-chain fatty acid--CoA ligase, with the protein MIAEAVERVAAAQPGRAAIVTAEAALTYGELRERSWRTWAAIGDGVAAISLASAFHTARIVAALAAHGGIVAALDPRWPLAQRVQTITTCGVAVLVTDDAELERALRDAAWAGRTLDLEALERTERASTTASRTTAPGTTAPSTTAPIARPPCERPDDEPFLLLFSSGTTGAPKAFLKTCGQYRANVAVSRRRLGAHDGTVTFAPGPLSSSLTLYTLLEALATGGTVHLADALDDLWLTPQAAGVTRLVTIPAALHALVHAARRDPHRFAGLELIVTGGASLPPPLHAAVGEALPAARLVNYYGAGELGFIGKTRHGAELRLFDGVEAQVRDGDERLPEGGLGTLWIRSASCSDRYLVPPQPIMDAGGWATVHDRARLRGRTLELAGRDGDVVTTGGHTVSLLHVEQAFEGMPGLGAVCAVPLPHRHLGIAIALVVEGDAPPTPALRSWAAERLAPASRPRRWLRVERLPRTTGGKIRRAETAALVREEAS; encoded by the coding sequence ATGATCGCGGAGGCCGTGGAACGCGTCGCTGCGGCGCAGCCCGGCCGTGCGGCCATCGTGACGGCCGAGGCGGCGCTGACCTACGGGGAGCTGCGCGAGCGGTCGTGGCGCACCTGGGCGGCGATCGGCGACGGCGTCGCCGCGATCAGCCTCGCGTCGGCGTTCCACACGGCCCGCATCGTCGCCGCGCTCGCGGCGCACGGCGGCATCGTCGCCGCGCTCGATCCCCGCTGGCCGCTCGCGCAGCGCGTGCAGACGATCACGACGTGCGGCGTCGCCGTGCTCGTCACCGACGACGCGGAGCTCGAGCGCGCTCTGCGGGATGCCGCGTGGGCCGGCCGCACGCTCGACCTCGAAGCGCTGGAGCGGACGGAGCGGGCGAGCACCACGGCATCCCGCACCACCGCACCGGGCACCACGGCACCCAGCACCACGGCACCCATCGCCCGGCCGCCGTGCGAGCGCCCCGACGACGAGCCGTTCCTGCTGCTCTTCTCGTCGGGCACGACGGGCGCGCCGAAGGCGTTCCTCAAGACGTGTGGGCAGTACCGGGCCAACGTCGCCGTCTCGCGCCGCCGCCTCGGCGCGCACGACGGCACGGTCACGTTCGCGCCGGGGCCGCTCTCGTCGAGCCTCACGCTGTACACGCTCCTCGAGGCCCTCGCGACGGGCGGCACCGTGCACCTCGCCGACGCCCTCGACGACCTCTGGCTCACGCCGCAGGCGGCAGGCGTCACACGACTCGTGACGATCCCGGCCGCGCTGCACGCCCTCGTGCACGCGGCCCGCCGCGATCCGCACCGGTTCGCGGGCCTCGAGCTCATCGTCACGGGCGGGGCGTCGCTGCCGCCGCCCCTGCACGCCGCGGTCGGCGAGGCGCTGCCCGCCGCGCGGCTCGTCAACTACTACGGGGCCGGCGAGCTCGGCTTCATCGGCAAGACACGGCACGGCGCCGAGCTGCGGCTGTTCGACGGGGTCGAGGCGCAGGTGCGCGACGGCGACGAACGACTGCCAGAGGGCGGGCTCGGCACGCTGTGGATCCGCTCGGCGTCGTGCTCCGACCGCTACCTCGTGCCGCCGCAGCCGATCATGGATGCCGGCGGCTGGGCGACCGTGCACGACCGGGCACGCCTGCGCGGGCGCACGCTCGAGCTCGCCGGCCGCGACGGCGACGTCGTCACGACGGGCGGCCACACCGTGTCGCTGCTGCACGTCGAGCAGGCCTTCGAGGGGATGCCGGGGCTCGGCGCCGTGTGCGCCGTGCCGCTCCCCCACCGCCACCTCGGCATCGCGATCGCACTCGTCGTCGAGGGCGACGCGCCACCGACGCCCGCGCTGCGCTCGTGGGCCGCGGAACGGCTCGCCCCGGCATCCCGTCCCCGGCGATGGCTGCGCGTCGAGCGCCTGCCGCGCACGACGGGCGGCAAGATCCGCCGCGCCGAGACGGCCGCGCTCGTTCGCGAGGAGGCCTCGTGA
- a CDS encoding FAD-binding oxidoreductase produces MTREPHTLDELIDALPPGAVITDPASMDAYRWDRANDPAAGVPLAVVRATCTDDVQAAVRFAAATGTPVVPRGAGSGLSGGSSAVDGCVVVSLDRMRGIEIDTGTRMATVQPGAFNAEVKAAAAAHGLWYPPDPSSFEFCSIGGNVATNAGGLCCVKYGVTTDYVLGMTVVLADGRAVRLGGPRVKDVAGLSLTKLFVGSEGTLGIITEVVLRLVPAQRPPTTLVATFPTLQGATQAVIDITRSARPSMLELMDRVTIGAVEDELRMGLDRTAEAMLVVQSDEQTDAAEREIAAIQALCEQHGAVECVATSDPDEGAAFVHARRVAIPAVERLGTLLLEDVGVPIPRLADLVLGIAAIAERRDVTIAVIAHAGDGNTHPLLVVDPADAAQQARAETAYGEVMDLAIALGGTITGEHGVGRLKRPWLRDYLGDDVLELTRRIKTALDPAGILNPGAILE; encoded by the coding sequence ATGACGCGAGAGCCGCACACGTTGGACGAGCTGATCGACGCCCTGCCGCCGGGAGCCGTGATCACCGATCCCGCGTCGATGGACGCCTACCGGTGGGATCGCGCGAACGACCCCGCGGCCGGGGTGCCGCTCGCGGTCGTGCGGGCGACGTGCACCGACGACGTGCAGGCGGCGGTGCGGTTCGCGGCCGCGACCGGCACGCCCGTCGTGCCGCGCGGCGCGGGATCGGGGCTCTCGGGCGGCAGCTCCGCCGTCGACGGCTGCGTCGTGGTGTCGCTCGACCGCATGCGGGGCATCGAGATCGACACGGGCACGCGCATGGCGACCGTGCAGCCGGGGGCCTTCAACGCCGAGGTCAAGGCGGCCGCCGCGGCGCACGGGCTCTGGTATCCGCCCGATCCGTCGTCGTTCGAGTTCTGCTCGATCGGGGGCAACGTCGCGACGAACGCGGGCGGGCTGTGCTGCGTCAAGTACGGCGTGACCACCGACTACGTGCTCGGGATGACGGTCGTGCTCGCCGACGGGCGGGCCGTGCGGCTCGGCGGTCCGCGCGTGAAGGACGTCGCGGGCCTGTCGCTCACGAAGCTGTTCGTCGGCAGCGAGGGCACGCTCGGCATCATCACCGAGGTCGTGCTGCGCCTCGTGCCCGCGCAGCGTCCACCGACGACGCTCGTCGCGACGTTCCCGACGCTGCAGGGGGCGACGCAGGCGGTCATCGACATCACGCGCTCGGCCCGTCCGTCGATGCTCGAGCTCATGGACCGCGTGACGATCGGCGCCGTCGAGGACGAGCTGCGCATGGGCCTCGACCGCACGGCGGAGGCCATGCTCGTCGTGCAGTCCGACGAGCAGACGGATGCCGCGGAGCGCGAGATCGCGGCGATCCAGGCCCTCTGCGAGCAGCACGGCGCGGTCGAGTGCGTCGCGACGAGCGATCCCGACGAGGGCGCCGCGTTCGTGCACGCGCGTCGCGTCGCGATCCCCGCGGTCGAGCGGCTGGGGACGCTGCTGCTCGAGGACGTGGGCGTGCCGATCCCGCGTCTCGCCGACCTCGTGCTCGGCATCGCCGCGATCGCGGAGCGACGCGACGTGACGATCGCGGTCATCGCGCATGCGGGCGACGGCAACACGCATCCGCTGCTCGTCGTCGACCCGGCGGACGCCGCGCAGCAGGCGCGCGCCGAGACCGCGTACGGCGAGGTGATGGACCTCGCGATCGCCCTGGGCGGCACGATCACGGGCGAGCACGGCGTCGGCCGCCTCAAGCGCCCCTGGCTGCGCGACTACCTCGGCGACGACGTGCTCGAGCTCACCCGGCGCATCAAGACGGCGCTCGATCCGGCCGGCATCCTGAACCCGGGCGCGATCCTGGAGTGA
- a CDS encoding beta-ketoacyl-[acyl-carrier-protein] synthase family protein encodes MNEVVVTGVGAITPSGLSAAALWDAVVRGESAITALPEPVAGVSVGGVVRGFVPPEASFGTVRTARGGSTEAPSGGMRHLSPVQLWAIAAADEAMPPESPAPPWDPRRVAIVVATGSGPVDMLQHATRALDAHGPRRVPPALSAFGTSDAVAAALSRRYGTRGATHAVSAACASGAVGIGEGLRRIRHGYADAVLVVGMEDCLGPLHLAAGANLRALAPGDPANPAAASRPFDRGRTGYVMSQGAAAVLLESAASASARGARVLGRVAGYGESSDAHHATAPDPEGAGAAEAMRACLADAGVAAREVDHVNTHGTGTVLGDAAEIAALGAVLGARREAVPLTATKSSTGHLLGAAGVAEAILAVQTMREGLIPPTLNLDDPAFDGWDIVRGAARPHRSEHVLSTSFGFGGHNAALLLARA; translated from the coding sequence GTGAACGAGGTCGTCGTCACGGGCGTCGGCGCGATCACGCCGAGCGGGCTCAGCGCCGCAGCGTTGTGGGATGCCGTGGTGCGCGGCGAGAGCGCGATCACGGCGCTGCCGGAGCCGGTCGCGGGGGTGAGCGTGGGCGGGGTCGTGCGAGGATTCGTGCCGCCGGAGGCGTCGTTCGGGACCGTCCGCACGGCACGCGGCGGCTCGACCGAGGCCCCGTCGGGCGGGATGCGGCACCTGAGTCCCGTGCAGCTGTGGGCGATCGCGGCGGCCGACGAGGCGATGCCGCCGGAGTCGCCGGCACCGCCGTGGGACCCGCGACGCGTCGCGATCGTCGTCGCGACCGGCTCGGGACCCGTCGACATGCTGCAGCACGCGACGCGCGCGCTCGACGCGCACGGGCCGCGACGCGTGCCGCCGGCACTCAGCGCGTTCGGAACCTCGGATGCCGTCGCCGCCGCGCTCAGCCGGCGCTACGGCACGCGCGGGGCGACGCACGCCGTGTCGGCGGCGTGCGCGAGCGGCGCGGTGGGCATCGGCGAGGGACTGCGCCGCATCCGTCACGGCTACGCCGACGCGGTGCTCGTCGTCGGCATGGAGGACTGCCTCGGGCCGCTGCACCTCGCGGCGGGCGCCAACCTGCGCGCGCTCGCGCCGGGCGATCCCGCGAACCCCGCCGCCGCGAGCCGCCCCTTCGACCGCGGCCGCACGGGATACGTGATGTCGCAGGGCGCCGCCGCGGTGCTGCTGGAGAGCGCCGCGAGCGCGTCCGCGCGGGGCGCTCGCGTGCTCGGGCGCGTCGCCGGATACGGCGAGTCGAGCGACGCGCACCACGCCACGGCCCCCGACCCCGAGGGCGCCGGTGCGGCCGAGGCGATGCGCGCGTGCCTCGCGGATGCCGGTGTCGCGGCGCGCGAGGTCGACCACGTCAACACGCACGGCACGGGGACGGTGCTCGGCGACGCCGCGGAGATCGCGGCGCTCGGAGCCGTGCTCGGTGCGCGCCGCGAGGCCGTGCCGCTCACCGCCACGAAGTCGAGCACGGGGCACCTGCTGGGCGCCGCGGGCGTGGCCGAGGCGATCCTCGCCGTGCAGACGATGCGCGAGGGCCTGATCCCCCCGACCCTCAACCTCGACGACCCCGCGTTCGACGGCTGGGACATCGTCCGCGGCGCCGCCCGCCCCCATCGCTCGGAGCACGTGCTCTCGACGTCCTTCGGCTTCGGCGGCCACAACGCCGCGCTGCTGCTCGCGCGGGCGTAG
- a CDS encoding ABC transporter permease yields the protein MSDSTALLPAAREQAEDTFAQTAGARFDDAVADRAGDTGTRRPSRALAVLRRPTVVVAAVWLVIVAVAAIAPSLLAPGDPLLGVPADKLLPPSAEHLFGTDQIGRDLYTRTVHGASLTLSAAAIAVGIGMLVGAVLGLVAGFTGGRVDDLIMRFADVLLAIPGLLLSLAIITVLGFGTVNVAIAVGAASVASVSRIMRSEVLRVRSSPFVEAAYTSGNRWLRVLLRHVLPNAIGPVLVLAVLELGGAILAVSSLSFLGYGAQPPLAEWGSLVSGGRDHLRSAWWLTTFPGIAIALTVLSAHRLSRALDTDRSDR from the coding sequence ATGAGCGACAGCACAGCGCTCCTTCCCGCCGCGCGCGAGCAGGCGGAGGACACCTTCGCGCAGACCGCGGGCGCCCGCTTCGACGACGCCGTCGCCGACCGCGCGGGCGACACCGGCACGCGCCGTCCCTCGCGTGCGCTCGCCGTGCTGCGCCGGCCCACGGTGGTGGTCGCCGCCGTGTGGCTCGTGATCGTCGCCGTCGCCGCGATCGCCCCGTCGCTGCTCGCCCCCGGCGACCCGCTGCTCGGCGTGCCCGCCGACAAGCTGCTGCCGCCGTCGGCCGAGCACCTCTTCGGCACCGACCAGATCGGCCGCGACCTCTACACCCGCACCGTGCACGGCGCGTCGCTCACCCTGTCGGCCGCGGCGATCGCCGTCGGCATCGGCATGCTCGTCGGCGCCGTCCTCGGTCTCGTCGCCGGCTTCACGGGCGGCCGCGTCGACGACCTCATCATGCGCTTCGCCGACGTGCTGCTCGCGATCCCCGGCCTGCTGCTCTCGCTCGCGATCATCACGGTGCTCGGCTTCGGCACCGTCAATGTCGCGATCGCCGTGGGCGCCGCGAGCGTCGCCTCGGTGTCGCGCATCATGCGCTCCGAGGTGCTGCGCGTGCGCTCGTCGCCGTTCGTCGAGGCCGCCTACACCTCCGGCAACCGCTGGCTGCGGGTGCTGCTGCGGCACGTGCTGCCGAACGCGATCGGCCCCGTGCTCGTGCTCGCGGTGCTCGAGCTGGGCGGCGCGATCCTCGCGGTGTCGTCGCTCAGCTTCCTGGGCTACGGCGCGCAGCCGCCGCTCGCCGAGTGGGGCTCGCTCGTCTCGGGCGGCCGCGACCACCTGCGCTCGGCGTGGTGGCTCACCACCTTCCCGGGCATCGCCATCGCGCTCACCGTGCTCTCCGCCCACCGCCTCTCCCGCGCCCTCGACACCGATCGGAGCGACCGATGA